Proteins encoded together in one Pyxidicoccus trucidator window:
- a CDS encoding cytochrome B6: protein MSARRVAGVVLGAAAVVILAFGAAAQAPTQGKSKSQAPLPVPLRAESSYIPVDNDASFEDIHKRGVAAKPKMMQRQRALLQERYDLANRPLKAVTMTRGKPVQVGVRVKLPQGATWEQLARMAPAELRQKGLWPRGFLPLPHPFHEEGGMVFPNFHIQEIRRQEGRDLERFDVEFDLADHFLPEFPPAIFLTTRPDLGDVSKGELVTNQTFYRLFNGILNPKQLNGLRLLVTQFPQQQFNLTHDRRSVKPSGGVSCFDCHANGHTNASTHLVGDIRPQPFRKRIDTPTLRGVHNQRLFGSQRALKTVEDFTEFEQRAAYFDGDPVIATKKGQNILERGGQVQDMAEFQELLNFPPAPKLDVFGRLVPALASEQELSGEKVFFGRGRCAECHPPPLFSDNLMHDLKVERFYEPVLVSGRMAAMDGPIKTFPLRGIKESPPYLHDDRLLTLDDTVEYFNLVLGTQLTDAEKRDLVVYLYAL, encoded by the coding sequence ATGAGCGCAAGACGGGTAGCCGGTGTCGTATTGGGCGCGGCAGCGGTGGTCATCCTCGCCTTCGGCGCGGCGGCGCAGGCGCCCACCCAGGGCAAGTCGAAGAGCCAGGCGCCGCTCCCCGTCCCCCTGAGAGCGGAGTCGAGCTACATCCCGGTCGACAACGACGCCAGCTTCGAGGACATCCACAAGCGCGGGGTCGCGGCGAAGCCCAAGATGATGCAGCGCCAGCGCGCCCTGCTGCAGGAGCGCTACGACCTGGCCAACAGGCCCTTGAAGGCCGTCACCATGACGCGCGGCAAGCCGGTGCAGGTCGGCGTGCGGGTGAAGCTTCCCCAGGGAGCCACATGGGAGCAATTGGCGCGAATGGCCCCCGCGGAGCTTCGCCAGAAGGGGCTGTGGCCCCGGGGCTTCCTGCCCCTGCCGCACCCCTTCCACGAGGAGGGCGGGATGGTGTTCCCGAACTTCCACATCCAGGAAATCCGCCGCCAGGAGGGACGCGACCTGGAGCGGTTCGACGTCGAGTTCGACCTCGCCGACCACTTCCTGCCCGAGTTCCCGCCGGCCATCTTCCTCACCACTCGCCCGGACCTCGGTGACGTGTCGAAGGGCGAGCTGGTGACCAACCAGACCTTCTACCGGCTCTTCAACGGCATCCTCAACCCCAAGCAGCTCAACGGGCTGCGGCTGCTGGTGACGCAGTTTCCCCAGCAGCAGTTCAACCTGACCCATGATCGACGCAGCGTGAAGCCCAGCGGGGGCGTCTCCTGCTTCGACTGTCACGCCAACGGCCACACCAACGCGTCCACCCACCTGGTGGGAGACATCCGCCCGCAGCCCTTCCGCAAGCGCATCGACACGCCGACCCTGCGCGGCGTGCACAACCAGCGCCTCTTCGGCTCCCAGCGCGCGCTCAAGACGGTGGAGGACTTCACCGAGTTCGAGCAGCGCGCCGCCTACTTCGACGGCGACCCGGTCATCGCGACGAAGAAGGGACAGAACATCCTCGAGCGCGGCGGGCAGGTGCAGGACATGGCCGAGTTCCAGGAGCTGCTCAACTTCCCCCCGGCCCCGAAGCTGGACGTCTTCGGACGGCTCGTCCCGGCGCTGGCCAGCGAGCAGGAGTTGAGCGGAGAGAAGGTCTTCTTCGGCAGGGGCCGCTGCGCGGAGTGCCACCCGCCTCCGCTCTTCAGCGACAACCTGATGCACGACCTGAAGGTGGAGCGCTTCTACGAGCCGGTGCTCGTCAGCGGCCGGATGGCGGCGATGGACGGGCCCATCAAGACCTTCCCGCTGCGTGGCATCAAGGAGAGCCCGCCCTACCTCCACGACGACCGGCTGCTCACGCTCGATGACACGGTGGAGTACTTCAACCTGGTGCTGGGCACCCAGCTCACCGACGCCGAGAAGCGGGACCTGGTGGTCTACCTCTACGCGCTCTG
- a CDS encoding dipeptidase encodes MFALRSALSLSLCTALGLVATLAHAQPAREDAARLERARGLLRQVPLIDGHNDLPWQFRERVGNRLAALDLAQDGRKLEPPLHTDLRRLREGGVGGVFWSVYVPADLESGAAIQATLEQIDVVHRLVERYPKQLSLALTADDVEREHRAGRVASLIGMEGGHSIGGSLAVLRQMHRVGARYLTLTHSKNVPWAESATDAPMATPLTEQGRAVVREMNRLGMLVDLSHVSARTMNAVLDVTQAPVIFSHSSAFALDPHPRNVPDEVLRRLPKNGGLVMVTFVPGFISDAVRKHYAEESAAGERFKALHPGNPEAGKAAFEAWRAANPAPRATLAQVADHIDHVRKVAGIDSVGLGSDFDGISTTIQGLEGVETYPALLAELLRRGYSDEDVRKVAGKNLLRVMRQAEATARRLQKERLAEDPLVEAEKPVAGATK; translated from the coding sequence ATGTTCGCCCTGCGCTCCGCCCTGTCCCTCTCCCTGTGCACCGCGCTTGGCCTCGTCGCCACGCTGGCCCACGCCCAGCCCGCGCGGGAGGACGCCGCGCGCCTGGAGCGCGCCCGCGGGCTGCTGCGCCAGGTTCCCCTCATCGACGGGCACAATGACCTGCCCTGGCAGTTTCGCGAGCGCGTGGGCAACCGGCTCGCCGCGCTCGACCTCGCCCAGGACGGCCGCAAGCTCGAGCCGCCGCTGCACACCGACCTGCGCCGCCTGCGCGAGGGCGGGGTAGGGGGCGTGTTCTGGAGCGTCTACGTCCCGGCGGACCTCGAGAGTGGCGCGGCAATCCAGGCCACGCTCGAGCAGATCGACGTGGTGCACCGCCTCGTGGAGCGCTACCCCAAGCAGCTCTCGCTCGCGCTGACGGCGGACGACGTGGAGCGTGAGCACCGCGCGGGCCGGGTCGCCTCGCTCATCGGCATGGAGGGGGGACACTCCATTGGCGGCTCGCTGGCGGTGCTGCGCCAGATGCACCGCGTCGGCGCGCGCTACCTCACCCTCACGCACTCCAAGAACGTGCCCTGGGCGGAGTCCGCCACCGATGCGCCCATGGCCACCCCCCTCACCGAGCAGGGCCGCGCGGTGGTGCGCGAGATGAACCGGCTGGGGATGCTGGTGGACCTCTCGCACGTGTCCGCGCGCACGATGAACGCGGTGCTGGACGTCACGCAGGCGCCCGTCATCTTCTCCCACTCCTCGGCGTTCGCGCTCGACCCGCACCCGCGCAACGTCCCCGACGAGGTGCTGCGACGGCTGCCGAAGAATGGCGGCCTGGTGATGGTGACCTTTGTCCCTGGCTTCATCTCCGATGCGGTGCGCAAGCACTACGCCGAGGAGAGCGCCGCCGGCGAGCGCTTCAAGGCGCTGCATCCCGGCAACCCTGAAGCGGGGAAGGCCGCCTTCGAGGCGTGGCGTGCGGCGAACCCCGCGCCCCGCGCGACGCTGGCCCAGGTGGCGGACCACATCGACCATGTGCGCAAGGTCGCCGGCATCGACTCGGTGGGGCTGGGCTCGGACTTCGACGGCATCTCCACGACCATCCAGGGGCTCGAGGGCGTGGAGACCTACCCCGCGCTGCTCGCGGAGCTGCTGCGCCGCGGCTACTCGGATGAGGACGTTCGCAAGGTGGCCGGGAAGAACCTGCTGCGCGTGATGCGCCAGGCGGAGGCCACGGCGAGGCGCCTGCAGAAGGAGCGGCTCGCGGAGGATCCGCTCGTCGAGGCGGAGAAGCCCGTGGCCGGAGCCACGAAGTAG
- a CDS encoding malectin domain-containing carbohydrate-binding protein, with protein sequence MHGKRMGTLLGLMGAVWLAACGGSEALEEAPPSTQEQALAPVTLPIRINSGGGAFTDTYGRLWQADTAYSGGQAFQTTAPIAGTENDGLYQSLRIGDGVSYSIPVPGPGIYTVQFLLIEPEPSPQAVRRMQVLAEYETHVYDYRDLVTPLRAYTLSFDVPVRDGHLNLWLRAIPGSPPPGVSAVEVTDSRWKWLGGSPQLSGQFNSRAPQLAVDGTNQPVVAWEDDSLNNILVSRWTGSTWQQLGDAPGGNSSSRPVLLMDAAGSPMVAFVELRPFPAVTSVRMRRWSGVAWSEVGDALGLEDYEAQSVAATLDNQGRPLVAVVFAGYNVTDSRLHVYRFNGLAWEQVGDALASLGPTAWDGSLRNPSIAVDRFDRIVVAWDESYWRGDLKGKMFTHVFRRSGSQWLRVGTKVPDDSATLSQVPSLALAPDGTPWVAYVSNGIVGVVREQNGAWAATPTAGLKGWGAATLHDVPPLLRMDGAGVPTVLLISRAPDARAGRFLRKWNGSAWVPVMSRVGPFDTSPFIESIRHGLRSDMGFAFNKSGHFLVAMPEDTPSGASHGPLRVRTFTP encoded by the coding sequence ATGCACGGGAAGAGAATGGGGACCTTGCTCGGTCTCATGGGCGCGGTGTGGCTGGCCGCCTGCGGTGGCAGTGAAGCGCTGGAGGAGGCTCCACCGTCCACACAGGAGCAGGCGCTCGCTCCGGTGACGCTGCCCATCCGCATCAACTCGGGGGGCGGTGCGTTCACCGACACCTATGGACGGCTCTGGCAGGCGGACACCGCCTACTCGGGCGGGCAGGCCTTCCAGACGACGGCCCCCATCGCGGGCACGGAGAACGACGGGCTGTACCAGTCGCTGCGCATCGGCGACGGCGTGAGCTACAGCATTCCGGTGCCGGGACCGGGCATCTACACGGTCCAGTTCCTCCTCATCGAGCCGGAGCCGTCCCCCCAGGCCGTTCGCCGCATGCAGGTGCTCGCTGAATACGAGACGCATGTGTACGACTACCGGGACCTGGTGACGCCGCTGCGCGCGTACACGCTGTCCTTCGACGTGCCCGTGAGGGACGGCCACCTGAACCTGTGGCTCCGGGCGATTCCAGGCTCGCCCCCGCCCGGGGTCTCCGCCGTCGAGGTGACGGACTCGCGGTGGAAGTGGCTGGGTGGCAGCCCCCAGCTCTCGGGCCAGTTCAACAGCAGAGCCCCTCAACTGGCGGTGGATGGGACGAACCAGCCCGTCGTGGCGTGGGAGGACGACAGCCTGAACAACATCCTCGTCTCGCGCTGGACGGGCAGCACCTGGCAGCAGCTGGGCGACGCGCCGGGCGGCAACAGCTCCAGTCGGCCCGTGCTCCTGATGGATGCGGCGGGCTCTCCCATGGTGGCGTTCGTCGAGCTGCGCCCCTTTCCCGCGGTGACGAGCGTCCGCATGCGGCGCTGGAGCGGGGTGGCCTGGAGCGAAGTGGGCGACGCCCTCGGTCTGGAGGACTACGAGGCCCAGTCCGTGGCGGCCACGCTGGACAACCAGGGCCGGCCGCTCGTCGCGGTGGTGTTCGCCGGCTACAACGTCACGGACTCGCGCCTCCACGTCTACCGGTTCAACGGCCTGGCCTGGGAGCAGGTGGGTGACGCGCTAGCCTCGCTGGGCCCCACGGCGTGGGACGGAAGTCTCCGCAATCCCTCCATCGCCGTGGACCGGTTCGACCGCATCGTGGTGGCGTGGGACGAGTCCTACTGGCGCGGCGACCTGAAGGGGAAGATGTTCACCCACGTCTTCCGGCGCAGCGGCAGCCAGTGGCTGCGCGTGGGCACGAAGGTGCCGGACGACAGCGCCACCCTGTCGCAGGTGCCCTCGCTGGCGCTCGCCCCGGATGGGACGCCCTGGGTCGCCTACGTCAGCAACGGCATCGTCGGGGTGGTGCGCGAGCAGAACGGCGCCTGGGCGGCCACGCCGACGGCGGGACTCAAGGGTTGGGGCGCTGCCACCCTCCATGACGTACCTCCGCTGCTCAGGATGGATGGAGCGGGTGTCCCCACGGTGTTGCTGATTTCGCGCGCCCCGGATGCCCGCGCCGGGCGCTTCCTGCGCAAGTGGAATGGCTCCGCCTGGGTTCCGGTGATGAGCCGTGTGGGCCCCTTCGACACGAGCCCCTTCATCGAGAGCATCCGGCACGGCCTCCGCAGCGACATGGGGTTCGCGTTCAACAAGTCGGGGCACTTCCTGGTGGCCATGCCTGAAGACACGCCGTCCGGCGCGAGCCACGGACCGCTCCGCGTCCGCACCTTCACGCCGTAA
- a CDS encoding LysR family transcriptional regulator — translation MIRLQRLEGFYWVARTGGYSRAARAFPYPITQPGVYRQVQRLSEELGVTLFERTGRDQVVLTSAGRALHDFVAPFMERLPAVASSLRTGEQGGTLRMHASNLVLRHLLPPWLLRLRRARPDIQVRLSEAKTPDLALLRLGETDLLVDHLPEVPGDMEARRIGTVRGFLVLPASHPRARMKTVAPDQLAEEPFIGYSTDRYLLDLQLRALALHGVHPQRLYSAESAETILGFVAAGLGYSIVPSFQPSGPRERGVVARPLLRPRADFPIYAVTRRGEAPQPLVEAALALAPEDAAPLVRRP, via the coding sequence ATGATTCGACTCCAGCGGCTCGAGGGCTTCTACTGGGTGGCGCGCACGGGCGGGTACTCGCGTGCGGCCCGCGCGTTCCCCTACCCGATTACACAGCCCGGCGTGTACCGGCAGGTGCAGCGACTGAGCGAGGAGCTGGGCGTGACGCTCTTCGAGCGCACCGGACGGGACCAGGTGGTGCTCACCAGCGCGGGGCGCGCGCTGCATGACTTCGTGGCGCCGTTCATGGAGCGGCTACCCGCCGTCGCGAGCTCGCTGCGCACGGGCGAGCAGGGAGGCACGCTGCGGATGCACGCCTCGAACCTGGTGCTGCGCCACCTGCTGCCCCCCTGGCTGCTGCGGCTGCGGCGCGCCCGGCCGGACATCCAGGTGCGCCTGTCCGAGGCGAAGACGCCGGACCTGGCGCTGCTGCGGCTGGGGGAGACGGACCTGCTGGTGGACCACCTGCCCGAGGTGCCCGGGGACATGGAGGCCCGCCGCATCGGCACGGTGCGTGGGTTCCTCGTGCTGCCCGCGTCGCACCCACGGGCGCGGATGAAGACAGTCGCTCCGGACCAGCTCGCGGAGGAGCCCTTCATCGGCTACAGCACGGACCGGTACCTGCTGGACCTGCAGCTCCGCGCGCTGGCCCTGCACGGCGTCCACCCGCAGCGGCTGTACTCGGCCGAGTCCGCGGAGACCATCCTCGGCTTCGTGGCGGCGGGGCTCGGGTACTCCATCGTCCCGTCATTCCAGCCCTCGGGGCCGCGCGAGCGGGGCGTCGTCGCCCGGCCGCTCCTGCGCCCGCGAGCGGACTTCCCCATCTACGCCGTGACGCGCCGGGGAGAGGCGCCCCAGCCGCTCGTCGAGGCCGCCCTGGCGCTCGCCCCGGAGGACGCGGCGCCCCTCGTTCGTCGCCCCTGA